One region of Miscanthus floridulus cultivar M001 chromosome 19, ASM1932011v1, whole genome shotgun sequence genomic DNA includes:
- the LOC136529336 gene encoding uncharacterized protein, translating into MANLAPTWVTKAGLGVLTLNSGLAIYRARDDPASILFVSGAYTTLLLLFCCLRDYERAAPGSPARERARRLVWPLTTLLTVAFAWKVAAVMPSAVAAAVFWALAVATTAGGFFALFVPG; encoded by the coding sequence ATGGCCAACCTCGCGCCGACCTGGGTCACCAAAGCCGGCCTGGGCGTGCTCACCCTCAACTCCGGCCTGGCCATCTACCGCGCCAGGGACGACCCCGCCTCCATCCTCTTCGTCTCAGGTGCGTACAccaccctgctcctcctcttctgcTGCCTCCGGGACTACGAGCGGGCGGCCCCCGGTTCGCCGGCCAGGGAGCGGGCGAGGCGCTTGGTGTGGCCGCTCACCACGCTGCTCACCGTGGCCTTCGCGTGGAAGGTCGCGGCGGTCATGCCTTCGGCCGTCGCGGCCGCCGTCTTCTGGGCGCTCGCCGTCGCCACCACCGCCGGTGGCTTCTTTGCTCTGTTCGTTCCCGGATGA